DNA from Acidobacteriota bacterium:
GCGTCGATCCGGCGGTGGGCAGGCAGGTCGTCGCTCGCGCGCTCGGCAACGAACCTGCGGAGTTCCCGATCCATCTCCGACGGATAGGGCACTCCGGGCAAGAGATCGACGAACACCACCGCCCTGCGTCGCGGTTCGAACCGGAGCCGATGAGGTTCGGGAGCGTGCCAGAGGAAACGGCATTCGAGGTTCCCTTTGCGGTCCTCGCTTGTTCCGAACCCCCGGAAGATCCCCTTGTCGGCGTAGTTCCGCAGGCGCTTCAACACAGTTTCTCGCAACGGGGTCATGTCAATTCACTAGTCCCCACGACGACCGGTCGTACGCAGTGCGGTCGCCGCTTCGCGGCGCGATTTCCCGGCGGCCTCCGGCCGCAGCGGGTCGGAAGACCCGCGCACGCAGAGCACCGCTTCCGGCTCTCGGCGACGTCCAGCTGGCTCGGGGACGGGTGTGGAGGGTCCCAGCGGGCTAGAGCCAAGCGACTGCCCGAGACCTTGCATGAACCACGGACAAGCCGGAGCGCAGGCGACCGAAGCGAACGCCCAACCTCACATCCACCAAGCGGGCGTGAGCGTCCGCTGGGACCCTCCACACCCGTCCACGAGCCAGCGGGTGCCCGCCACCGTCAGTGGTAGTAGGCCATGCAGCCGGGTTCGACCTTGCGGGGCAGGCCGGGCGGATACTCGTTGGTCCAGAACTCCTTGATGGCTTGGCAGTTGATGAGAGTGGAGACGCCGTCGTTGGCGGCCATCTCGTAGCTGCGGGGCAGCGCTTCGCGGAGCTGTTCGGGGGAGGTGACGTACTCGCCGCGAGCGCCGAGGCCTTCGGCGATCTTGTCGTAGCGCAGGTTCTCCTGGAAGAGGTACATGTGCATCGACCGCGTGGCGCGGCGAGCCGATCCGTAGACGCCCCAGGCGTTGTTGTTGTAGACGATCATGACCGCCGGGATCCGGTACTTCGCCAGGGTCTCGAACTCCATGCCGGAGTAGGCGATGCCGCCGTCGCCGGTGATCCCGAACACGGGCGCCCCGCGGTACGGCTCCTGGGGACCGACGCCGTTCATCACCGCGGCGCCGGCGCCGACCGTGTAGCCGACGTCGGGTCCGATCGCGCCGTACTGGTAGGCGCCGTTCAGGATCTGGCCCGGCCGGTGGGCGCGCAGCCAGCGCCGGGTGTAGCGGGCGATGCCGTAGCCGCCCGAGACCACCGTCGTCTGTTCCTTCGGCAGGTCGCCGGAGTACAGGAAGTTCGAGAGTTCCTGCGCGATGACGGCCGGGTGAATCGTGTCGGTGGCCGCGCTGTGCTTCAGCCCGAGCTCGTACCACTCCGCGTTCTGCTTTTCGAACGCGTCGCGGGCGGTGGCGAGCTCGTCGCGCCAGGCCGGACGCGACGCCGCCGGCAGTGCCTCTGCGAGAGCCTCCAGGCCGCCACGGGCGCTGGCAACGAGTCCCAGATCGACCGGCAGGTTGCGGCCGATGTCCGCCGCGTCGGGGTCGATCCGGATCACCTTGGCGTCCGGGTCGAAGGCGACTTCACCGACGCCGGGCATCGAGTACTGACCGACGAAGATGACGAGGTCGGCCGAGAGCAGGGCATCCGGTCCGGTGCTCACCGACAGCGGATGGCTGTCCGGGAAGTGGCCGCGCATCGGCCCGGATTCGACGACTGCGATGTCCGCCCGCTCCGCCACCGTGCGCAGGACATCCCAGGCCCGGTCGTAGAACACGCCGGTCGAGGCGACGATGATCGGCCGCTCGGCCTTCCCGATCATCTCGACGACCTTCCCGGTGTCCGCCCTGGACGGGTGGGGCAGGGCCTCGGTGCGGTAGGCGTTCTTGTCGTGGTAGTAGAGCAGGTCGTCCGGCGACTCGAACTGGGCCCGCGCGACCTCACCGGTGAAGTCGAGGTGGACCGGCCGCGGCACGCCGGTGCGCAGGTGCCGGAAGGCGTAGGCGGCGTACTCGTAGACCCGGTTCGGGGTGATCAGCCGCTTGCCGTACTTTTTCAACCCCACGGTGGTCGGTTGCTGGTAGCCGCGCTGGATGCCGCGTTCCGTGTCGTCACCGCCGACCGTCATGTTGCTCGCCAGCACGAGCAGCGGCGTGCGTGCGGCGTTCGCGGCGCCGATGTTCATGATCATGTTCGTGAACCCCGGGCCCTCGGTGCCCGAGCAGGCGGCGGCCTCGCCGGTGACCCGGATGAAGCCGTCGGCGGCGGCGCACATGCTGCCCTCGGTGCGGCCGCCGTAGGTGGGGATGCCCTCGGCGGCGATCGCGTTGATCACCTGGTAGTTGCCCGGCGCGCAGAAGAGCGCCTTGAGGCCCTCGTTGGCGCAGGCGCGGGCGAACACCTGGGCGCCGTTCATCGGGAACTCGGCCGGGTCGGGGGCCTCGTTTCTGGTGCGGGGAATCTCCTCCGGAACGCTGATTGGCCGATCCTCGCGGTCGGCGGCGGCAGCCCGGGCCTGCTGTGCGAACAGGGCGGCGGCGCCGACGCCGGCAGCGCTCGTGGCGACGAAGCTGCGGCGGGAGACGCCGGAATCTGCCTTGGCGGCGGCAGGGTCTGCGGCGTCTTGCGCCGGAGAGAGCGTACGGGGCGGGCGTTGCGGTTCGTTCATGGTGGATTCTCCGGTTCAGCCGCCGCGCGGTACTCCTCGGGGCCGAGGCTGCGCAGGTAGTGGACGAGTTCCCAGATCTCCGTGTCGTCGAGTTCGGCCTCGAAGGGCGGCATGTCGAGGCCGGCGCCGAACTTCGTGGAGCGGAAGAGATCGCCGTCCGTGGTCCCGAACCGCCAGCGTTCGGGGTCGGTGAGGTCGGTGGCCTCGAAGTCGATGTTCTCGAGCGCGCGGCCGTCGAAGCCGTGGCAGATCTGGCAGTGGCGCAGGTAGTGGGTGCGACCTCTCTTCTCGGCGGCCTCGGTGTACGGCGTCGGGTTGACGGCCGGTACCGCCGGATCGTCCGCCGCGCCGGCGCCCTGGGACGCCTCGGACTGGCCGGCCGCGGCCGCGGCCAGGCCGAGCGACAGGAACGTCGCCAGGCGGAGCGCTCTTGTGGCAACTGTCATCGGGATGGCCCGGGCAGTGTACCCGTGCCGCATGCCGGCGGGAACCCGTGTGGCGCGATCCCGCGCCACACGCGTCACAGTCCGTGCGCCCGTCATCGGGCGCACGGATGACACGCCGGCGTACCCAGTTTCCGGCGTGCCGGCTTCGGCTATTGCGCGGGAGCGGGAAGCAATTCGATTCTGGCTTCCGCCGCCTCGAGGATGGCGGGGCGGGTGTAGAGCAGGGGAAACGCCTGGTCGTTGGCCCAGGGCTGGAACAGGTCCCGGTAGTGCGGGCTCCTGGGGTCCCCGGACTGGCCTGGATTGTTCATCACCACCGAGGCGTCCCAGTTGCCGACGTCGATGACCATGCGGAAGGAGGCGCCGGAGCGCTGGTTGAAGCCGTCGCCGTAGCTGGTGTTGCCGACCGTGTCGCCGGAGCCGCCGCGCTCGGCGGGGCCGACGTCGGCGAGCCGGCGGATGTCGTCCGGAAGGTGCGCCGACAGTGGATGCCGCAGTTCGATCTGGTGCAGGTCGCCCCAGCGCCAGGCGACGGGGTCGGGGCCCAGGCGCTCGCTGACGTCGACGTACGCGGCCCGCAGGCTGTCGAGGAGCGCTTCGTCGCGCG
Protein-coding regions in this window:
- a CDS encoding thiamine pyrophosphate-binding protein yields the protein MNEPQRPPRTLSPAQDAADPAAAKADSGVSRRSFVATSAAGVGAAALFAQQARAAAADREDRPISVPEEIPRTRNEAPDPAEFPMNGAQVFARACANEGLKALFCAPGNYQVINAIAAEGIPTYGGRTEGSMCAAADGFIRVTGEAAACSGTEGPGFTNMIMNIGAANAARTPLLVLASNMTVGGDDTERGIQRGYQQPTTVGLKKYGKRLITPNRVYEYAAYAFRHLRTGVPRPVHLDFTGEVARAQFESPDDLLYYHDKNAYRTEALPHPSRADTGKVVEMIGKAERPIIVASTGVFYDRAWDVLRTVAERADIAVVESGPMRGHFPDSHPLSVSTGPDALLSADLVIFVGQYSMPGVGEVAFDPDAKVIRIDPDAADIGRNLPVDLGLVASARGGLEALAEALPAASRPAWRDELATARDAFEKQNAEWYELGLKHSAATDTIHPAVIAQELSNFLYSGDLPKEQTTVVSGGYGIARYTRRWLRAHRPGQILNGAYQYGAIGPDVGYTVGAGAAVMNGVGPQEPYRGAPVFGITGDGGIAYSGMEFETLAKYRIPAVMIVYNNNAWGVYGSARRATRSMHMYLFQENLRYDKIAEGLGARGEYVTSPEQLREALPRSYEMAANDGVSTLINCQAIKEFWTNEYPPGLPRKVEPGCMAYYH
- a CDS encoding c-type cytochrome, translated to MTVATRALRLATFLSLGLAAAAAGQSEASQGAGAADDPAVPAVNPTPYTEAAEKRGRTHYLRHCQICHGFDGRALENIDFEATDLTDPERWRFGTTDGDLFRSTKFGAGLDMPPFEAELDDTEIWELVHYLRSLGPEEYRAAAEPENPP